In Paroedura picta isolate Pp20150507F chromosome 12, Ppicta_v3.0, whole genome shotgun sequence, one DNA window encodes the following:
- the LOC143821656 gene encoding neuropeptide FF receptor 1-like: METAEVVQEEMLANENGTQKGEKHLNSTFLPYYQHSPAVAGIFVIAYLIVFLSCMAGNSLVCMVVMKNHRMRTVTNLFIFNLAVSDLLVGIFCVPTTLMDNLITGWPFNQTVCTMSGLVQGMSVSASVFTLVAIAMDRFHCIVLPFRKRLSVFKAVVIIVMVWLLAIAIMCPSAIMLTVTRMEDHYMVLSDGKNGSYPLYTCYEAWADNNMRKLYTTILFTHIYLVPLTLIIFMYGRVCLKLCSTTVPITENLPCTGRTNGTSKKRIKVIKMLILVALLFMISWLPLWTLMLLVDYTNLADEHLDLLTSYFFPFAHWLAFSNSSINPVIYGYYNENFQRGFQAAFKFQLCSHEMEHQDTYSEQSRGPTSFGMCNKVFAEATSSNSTSSQPMQNTVALFSRIIQPKCPVLGLEDIDKIMTCHGANQAWEKMET, from the exons ATGGAAACTGCGGAAGTTGTCCAGGAGGAAATGTTGGCCAATGAGAATGGGAcccaaaaaggagaaaaacaccTCAACAGTACCTTCCTCCCTTACTACCAACATTCCCCAGCTGTTGCTGGCATTTTTGTCATTGCGTACCTCATTGTCTTTCTCTCATGCATGGCTGGGAATTCTTTGGTGTGCATGGTGGTGATGAAAAATCATCGCATGCGCACAGTCACCAACCTCTTCATCTTCAACCTGGCTGTCAGTGACCTGCTGGTGGGCATCTTCTGTGTGCCAACCACTCTGATGGACAACCTGATCACAG GATGGCCTTTCAATCAGACTGTCTGTACCATGAGTGGCCTTGTCCAAGGGATGTCTGTCTCGGCTTCAGTCTTCACTCTTGTGGCTATAGCCATGGACCG atTCCACTGCATTGTCCTGCCCTTCCGGAAGAGGCTCAGTGTTTTCAAAGCTGTGGTTATCATCGTCATGGTATGGCTCCTAGCCATAGCTATCATGTGCCCGTCTGCCATCATGCTCACTGTCACCCGCATGGAAGACCATTACATGGTACTAAGTGACGGGAAGAATGGCTCCTACCCACTGTACACATGCTATGAAGCCTGGGCAGACAACAACATGAGGAAGCTCTACACCACCATCCTTTTCACACACATTTACCTGGTGCCTTTGACACTTATCATATTCATGTATGGAAGGGTGTGCCTGAAACTCTGCAGCACCACAGTTCCCATCACTGAAAACCTGCCTTGCACTGGTAGAACCAATGGCACTTCTAAAAAACGCATCAAGGTCATCAAGATGCTGatcctggttgctctcctcttcaTGATTTCCTGGTTGCCCTTGTGGACTCTGATGCTGCTGGTAGACTACACCAACTTGGCTGATGAACATCTAGACTTGCTGACCAGTTACTTCTTCCCTTTTGCCCACTGGCTGGCCTTCTCCAACAGCAGCATCAACCCTGTTATCTACGGATACTACAATGAGAACTTCCAAAGAGGCTTTCAGGCAGCCTTCAAGTTTCAGCTTTGCTCCCATGAAATGGAGCATCAGGACACTTATTCCGAGCAATCGCGGGGGCCCACCAGCTTTGGGATGTGCAACAAAGTCTTTGCAGAGGCAACTTCTTCTAATTCTACATCCTCACAGCCAATGCAGAATACTGTTGCTCTCTTCTCTAGGATTATCCAGCCCAAATGTCCAGTTCTTGGCTTGGAAGACATTGATAAAATAATGACTTGCCATGGAGCTAATCAAGCCTGGGAGAAGATGGAGACATAG